TAAATCGAGCTGCCCCTCAAAGATGAAGCTGTTCTTTACTTCGATGCAATTCGGCACTCAAATGGATTGTTTTGTGACTCAACTTAAAGTAACCAGGTGGCTCCACATGACTCAAAATCATAGAGAAAAAACACAATTAACATGCTAGAGTATCATTGGCTTACACATTATAGCATGGAGAATCAAACACGTGCGGTGAGTTTAATCCAAGCACTCAATGTTGTTTTCtaccataaaataaaaaagcaataatttttctttattgctaTGGTCTTTTGGAACTAagaccaaatatatatttatacacgacgtttcttttttgggaaaatatcgaaaattttctaaaactaaatttttttgttgattaagCTAGTTACGTACTCAACAATAAATCGCACCCACCAGTGCAAGTTCGGAACTAATCTCCGCAAGTTGGGAACTAATCTCGATTATAATAATTTGACGGTTTGTATACGGCTCGCTAATTCCCCACTTTTGCCCAATGGGCCATTCAACCAAAGCCCAAACCGTCCGACCCAAAGAAAAAGCCCAAAACTGGAAAATATCTCTGCACGTGAGAAGCACGTGCCTGCCTAGGAAAGGACCAAGGGAGCGCGCCGCAAAGCCAATATCAACCCTAATCACAGGCCCTCAAACGTAGACCGTCCGATCGATTGACACGTCATCGATCCGCGCCTGGATTCTTTTCGACGGCTGAGATTGGGCTTCGGGGCCACTGCTAGAAGAAACGCACAGAGGCTCctccgttctctctctctctctgtccctctctctctctatctctctctctcccctgttttttctaatttttcgcgaatatttgttttttccctGAAAATTCTGTTCGAAAATTTTCCCGAGAAAGTTTCCCGGcgacttcttttttctctttccggAGATGAAGCTTGCGGAGGAAGAGATAGAGTACgtcgagaaggaggaggaggaggagattgaGATTTCCAGCGGCGACGAGGAGAACGACGGCGTAGAAGGCGGAGGCGGGGAGGACGGCGGCGGGGAAgaggacgacgacggcgacgacgacgaggacgacgacgaggacgacggcgacggcgatggcgatggggaggacgacgacgacgacgacgtgCAGGAGGTTTTCCCCGCTTCCGGTGGGCCCGTGGCGGTGGGCGGCGACAGCGACGACGatgaggacgacgacgacgacgacgacgacgacgccgagggcgacggcggcgacgacgacgacgacgacgacgacgaggaagCTGAGGATGAGGTAACGGCCTGAAATCTTTGGCAGTCCTGCTATAAGCTTGGCTATCTTGTCGGTTCGATTCCTAGCTGTGCTTGAGAATTGCTTATGCGTCTCTTCCTATATGATTCttgaaaattctctctttaCCAGTAGTCGCATCAGTTCGAGTTCcgaaaaatttcatctttctcgtgtcagaactctctctctctctctctctctctcaatacaGTGACAATATACACGACGCAACCTACTCGATCTAGAACAGCAgagcagggagagagagattcgtGTTAGCGAATCAGCATATCATCGATCGATTCGCCTATCTAGGGTTTATCTTCGAGGTTAGGAATTTGAGCGTGCCGGTACATGGAATTGGGGAATGATTCTTTTCGGGGCTTGTTATCTTGAGTATTGAGATCGCGTATCTAGGGTTTATCTTTCTTGCTTTGGGATCTTGTGAATCTGAGATCCTGGGTTTTCAATTTCCACCGTTCTAcggatttctttttttgtggatttttcaccgtagagttccaattttcaccaTCTGTTCTGAGCTTTGTTCCTTAGCGAAACCCTAAGTCCTAGCACTCCGGTAGCTGGTCTTCAtatattcctaattttttgaACCTTTGACTGCTTTGATTTCGCGAATTTCTTGGGTCCTTCAAGGTATCCGGGGATCTCTGCTGGGAATTTGTGACTTTTTTGATCTTATGAATTCAGTTCGCATCATATACGGATTACTTGGATCTTTTCCAGGTATTTGACCTTTTGGAAACAGATTCTTGAATGCTtcaactggaaaaaaaaataaaaatggcttTTAAGTGAAGAGGCAGTCAAAGATTGAACTGGGTGTTTCTTGTTTGCTTCTCGGGGAAGTGACAATCACGAGGACGGTCAAATTTCGTGCTTTCAAGCTTGATGGATCTCTAAATCTAGGATTCTAAATCTAAGACCTTGCACTTAAGCCTTGcttatttaaatgaattttGCAGGGATTGGGAACTGAGTACCTAGTCAGGCCTGTGGGTCGTCCTGAGGATGAGGAGGATGCAAGTGACTTCGAGCCTGAGGAGAATGGCGAGGAGGAAGACGCTGACGAAGAGGACGAGGATGAAGACGAGGACGATGCTGGTGGTAAGGTCGAGCCTCCGCCAAAGAGGAAGCGATTGGACAAGGACAACTctgacgacgacgatgatgatgggGGCGAGGATGATGAGAGACCTGCCAAGCGATAGGCCCAAGGGCCCTTCGTGGTCTGAGCAATGACTTTGACATATTGactctattttctctctcaaaacccGATCCTCTTTGCAGCAGGGAAAAAAGATAGCTGGTTTTCAATTGGAGtaagctttttcttttgggtcgttTGTGTATCCTGAAAGTGCATTAGGATTACGAGCATAACTCTTTGTACTGTCGATGCATAGTCCGCACGGGTTTCGACAAACTGTGTTGCAACAGCTGATTTAGACATGTGGCCCCGTGGGAGTTAGGAGATTCGGCAAACATTTCATTGGACACAGTCATGTTTTGTAGGTTTCTATAATTAAGAGTTCTCTGGTTAGGGTCTTTAATCCTCATTTTTATGCGGTCTTTGAATCTTTCGGCATGTCTCTATCTCAATACCCATCCTCCCagttcctttctttctcgtCTTTTTGGCCATTTTCTCAGTTCATTAGATGCATGTGATTTGGCAAAAGCTCAACTTGGATGGTCGGGGTCTCCTTTTCGTTTTCAATTGAGGCGGATGTGCCATCCCTTTGAGGTGATTCGTTTAAGACGATCACAAGTGATGAGTGTTCCTAAGTTTCTCATCTCATGCTTTCATTACAATGAGTTCTCCCCGGGAAGGAGTAAGGGCATTGGGCCATGCGAAGAGCTTCCTCTTTTCAAACGAAGGTGAACCTCCAAAGAGCTTTTGCGAGCGGAAACTGGTGGAAGTTATATTTTCGTAAGTAATGAACAACGGATGAATTCGACATGCGAACAATGATTGACCAAGTAAGGTCGACTTCGGGTTGGTTTTTAGGATGGTTGTCCGGTACTGAACCCGGTTACTTCCTTGCACGTATATCCCTAACCAATTTGCGAATCTCCTTACGGATGCAAAACCATTTCTAACTCCGTACCTACTTACCAAAGGTTCGACTTTCAACCTTCACAATGGTTTAAGTTTTCCTCCTCCATCATTCGATAGTTTGAATGAAGGAGTCCCAACCACATGAACCTTTCAAGTACAAAACATGTTATCGAGTCTAGTGACTACAGATTTGCACTGGCCGCGATTCCTTCAGGACATAGCCTATATGATGGACTACGAAAGTAGAGCATCGCCATTGATTCTCAGAGCAAATgggaggggaggggggaggggggTACAACTTAAAACAAGTTAATTTACATCTCGCATATGCATATGAAAGGGCAACCCTCTCCAcacgaaagagagagaactgCGGAGAACATCTCCCTCTAACTGAAATTCCCATATTTTACGTTTCCAAACGCGTATACCAAAGTGTTTCCACAGCAACACTAGTACACAGAGGAACCGATACGCATAGTATTTTCCCCGTTACAAACACGTGTAATTCATGTATAACGCTGTCCGTAAGTAACATCGAATATGTCATGCTAGATAATGGATGTCAACCAAATAGTTAAAATCATCGGCCAACAGAAACTAGTCCTCAAAAAACATCCGATAAGCATCTTAACCAAAGAAAATAGCAGGCAAGAAGCCATGCGTCATGTCATCTGGTTCTCAAAGATCTCAATGCTCTAGTCATCTGACAATGCTCTAGAAGGATTGATTTCTCTTGATGGAGGAAGGTTAGTATCAGGATGGCCATCCATGACTAGCTGGTAAAGCGTTGAAAGGTTTGCTTGTTACCACGGATGGTGTTATACAGACTACATGCTTCGAGGAGTATTCGCCTCGCCCACAATTTATATGTTCCCCCTGGTATTCCTCCTAGATGTGATGTTGCACCAAACCTAccgccccgtttggttcagcttttccaaggggctttgggcatcccttggaaaaaatattttgcgttTGGTTCGCACTTTTGAGTCTCCATTTGCCAAATGCCAGCATTTGAAATTCCGAAAGCCCAAAAAGCTTTCAGCAATTTCGAAATGTTAGTCTAAGGTTTAATGAATTAATATTGCTCTAATTGATAatcatgttttcctcttttgctcTCAAAAAATACtgttcattgtcttcttccttctttctcacGAAGCTCCCGCCTTCCTTGCGAAGCTCAATCGGCGAGCGGTGCTCAGCTGTGAGCAGCCAGATCTGGTTGCTAGGAAGCCTTGcctgaggtcacgcgacctGAGGCGAGGTGGCCTAAGGTCAAGCGACCTCGGGTGTCACTTGGGTCGCTTAACCTCAAGCGTCGCCTGAGTCGCGCGACCCAGGGCGTTGCCAACCTCAGGCAACACTGCCTCCCCCCACCGCCACTGCCGCTAGCCGcctcccaccaccaccaccaccatcactaCCGAGCAACtacatctcctcctcccttttcttttcttttcttttctttttttcctttttcttttcatcttaaagctgctttgcaaaatatacacaaaaatgaGTTTCCAAACACACTTGCATTCAC
The nucleotide sequence above comes from Eucalyptus grandis isolate ANBG69807.140 chromosome 2, ASM1654582v1, whole genome shotgun sequence. Encoded proteins:
- the LOC104434090 gene encoding prostatic spermine-binding protein encodes the protein MKLAEEEIEYVEKEEEEEIEISSGDEENDGVEGGGGEDGGGEEDDDGDDDEDDDEDDGDGDGDGEDDDDDDVQEVFPASGGPVAVGGDSDDDEDDDDDDDDDAEGDGGDDDDDDDDEEAEDEGLGTEYLVRPVGRPEDEEDASDFEPEENGEEEDADEEDEDEDEDDAGGKVEPPPKRKRLDKDNSDDDDDDGGEDDERPAKR